In the genome of uncultured Paludibaculum sp., the window AGGCAGCCGGTTCATGTTGATAATCGCCAGACCCTGGGCATCCACCTTCGATTCCGAGAACGTGACCTGCTGGCCATCGCCACCCATGAAGTCGCCCTTATTAACCTCGACGAGCTTCACTACCTTATTGTCATACTTCACGCGCATCGGCGCGGTGAAGAGGTCGGTCACGTTGTCCACTTGCAGCGTAACCGTGAAGTTTTCCGCCGCGTTGACGTTGGAGGCGGAAGGCTTCAGCATCAGCGCCGGAGTGCCGGGCCCGGCGGTGGGCCGGCCGAGGCCGGGGTTGTCCGGACTGACGCCCGGATTCGTCTGGATCGCGGGTACAGGCTGATTCTCGACGGCGGAACGCGGCGTTTCGGTCCCGGGGGCCGCGGGCGCCTGGGGTTTCGGCGTCTGCATCATCGGAAGTCCGGCAGGTCCGGCCGGCGCAGCGGGGGGCTTAGCCGCACCCGGGGTCACCTTCTTGGGCTCCTCTTTGCGCGGCACGTAGTTCAGTTTGTAGATCGACTCAGTGCCCGTGGCGATGGAACGTACGTTCTCGGCCGTCACCTCGGGTCCACGCACAATGTGCGGCACCAGGGCCACCAGCAGGTCGGAGTTGATGTTCTCGATGCTGTCGCTGGAGAAGAAACGCCCAAGAATGGGAATCTGCATCAACCCGGGTACGCCGCTCCTCACCTTGGTCTGTGTCGCCTGCATCAGGCCGCCGATGAGGGTCACTTCGCCTTCCCTGACGCGGATGATGTGGCTCACCTTGCGCTGGCCGATGACCGGCTGTGTCAAGCCGCCCACGTCCACCTTGTCGCGAATATTCGAGATCTCAAACTCGACCTGCATCGACACTTCGTCGTTGGAGTGGATGCGCGGCGTGAGATCCAGGTTCACACCGACTTCCGCGAACTGAAACTGTGTGGACACCAGGGGGCTGACACCCACCGAGCCCACGCCGGATTGGAATGAACCGGTGGCGTAGGGATAGCGATCGCCCAATCGCAGCGAGGCCTTCTGTCCGTCGGTGGCGCGCACCTGAGGCGACGTTAGCACTCTGGAGGAACTGTCCTTCATCAACGCCTGTACCAACGCGCCCGGCACGGTGGCCGACCAGTCGCCGGACCCGAGGCTGCTCAGCGAGCGGAGACTCACGGCACTGGAGTCGCTGGAACCGCCAGGCGTGAAGGTAATGGAGGAGGAGAACCCGTTCTTCCCCCCGGACACCGGCGTGATCGCCAGATCGCGGGTCTTGTCCTTATTTGCTTCCATCACGATAACGTCCACCACCACCTCGGGCTTGGCCTTGTCGAGATCCAGCAGCACCTTCTCGGCCAGCGCCACCTGATCGGCTGTACCTCGCACAACGATGGCCGACTGGGAGTTGACGGGAAACACCTTACGAATATCCGTCACCGTGCGCATGCCGGTCATCACTTCCTGTAGTTCCTGGGGCGATGTGAGGTTCTGGAGATAGAAGATGCGGGTCACCTGCTCTTCATAGTCGCGGCGCTTGGTGACGTTGTCCTGCGTGACAAAGATCGTGTTAGGAGACAGGGGCTTGACGAAGGTCTTGGTGAGAAGAGCCAGGTAGTCGAGCGCCTGGTCGAGCGTCGTGTTGGAGAGGTCAACGGAGAACTTCTTCTGCTGGTCCTGGAACTCGGAGTCGAAGAGCACATTGATGCCCGCCACCTTGCCGAGGGTCTCATACAGCACCTTGACGCCTTGGTTGGCCATCTTGAGTCCGAGGATCTCCTGTGAGATCGGCTTCAGCTCAGGCACGGCCATAATCCGGGAAGCGCGCTGTTCAGCATCCCGCCGCGCCACATCCGAAGGAGT includes:
- a CDS encoding cohesin domain-containing protein, producing the protein MNRLAVLGAVCGLAILAISLPLASAANKKAERFLEQGRMAETNREYDKALELFEKAVAADPRDSAYLLALRRVRFAAGQSHVDAGQKLRREGKLTEALAEFQRAFAIDPASAIAEQEMRRTNAMIEREKAKEENPKSPASAAAEAGATPSDVARRDAEQRASRIMAVPELKPISQEILGLKMANQGVKVLYETLGKVAGINVLFDSEFQDQQKKFSVDLSNTTLDQALDYLALLTKTFVKPLSPNTIFVTQDNVTKRRDYEEQVTRIFYLQNLTSPQELQEVMTGMRTVTDIRKVFPVNSQSAIVVRGTADQVALAEKVLLDLDKAKPEVVVDVIVMEANKDKTRDLAITPVSGGKNGFSSSITFTPGGSSDSSAVSLRSLSSLGSGDWSATVPGALVQALMKDSSSRVLTSPQVRATDGQKASLRLGDRYPYATGSFQSGVGSVGVSPLVSTQFQFAEVGVNLDLTPRIHSNDEVSMQVEFEISNIRDKVDVGGLTQPVIGQRKVSHIIRVREGEVTLIGGLMQATQTKVRSGVPGLMQIPILGRFFSSDSIENINSDLLVALVPHIVRGPEVTAENVRSIATGTESIYKLNYVPRKEEPKKVTPGAAKPPAAPAGPAGLPMMQTPKPQAPAAPGTETPRSAVENQPVPAIQTNPGVSPDNPGLGRPTAGPGTPALMLKPSASNVNAAENFTVTLQVDNVTDLFTAPMRVKYDNKVVKLVEVNKGDFMGGDGQQVTFSESKVDAQGLAIINMNRLPGAGGISGSGTLLTLKFTAVASGSTEISLTDLTMRDARLQSISVTPPVTTVTVK